In Cellulomonas sp. Y8, the genomic stretch GTCACCGCCGACGACCGGGTCGAACCCGCGTCGTTCGCGCCGTCGACCGCGGCGCCGGCGGCGCCAGCCCCGTCGACCGCTGTGCCGGCGGCGTCGGATCGGTCGACCGCGGTGCCGGCGGCGCCAGCTCTGTCGCCCGCGGCGCCGGTGGCGTCGGCCCCGTCGTCCGCGGCGCGCCCCTCCGCGGCGGCGCCTTCGTCGGCCTCCGACCCGGGCACCGACCACTCCTCGGCCAGCCCCGCCGGCAGCAGCGCGACCGGCACCTCCGCGAGCCGCACGTCCCCGGGCGCCAGCACGGTGCCGACCGCCAGGTCGCGCGCCGCGACCGGCACCCGTGCGGAGGGCGGGTCGGCGGGCCGCAGCAGCCCGACCGCGACCAGGGCGGCGAGCCCGGCGCACAGCGCGGCCACCGGCCGGCGGGCGCGCCAGGTCAGCAGGCGGAGCCGGCGGCGGGCGGCCGCGGAGAGCGGGTCGGTGAGAGGCACGACACCGACGCTAGGCAGCCCACGGGGTGGCGCCGGACCCGCCGGTCGGCCGGCTGGGGACGACGCGCGCTCAGCTGGGCTGTGGAGGACTCGGCGCCCGCTCGGGGCGCGGGTCCGGCGGCGGGGCCGCGAACGGCCCCACCCCGGGCGTCAGCTCGCGGCGGGCTTCGCGGCGCTCGTGGACGAGGACGTCGACGCGGCCGGCGCCGGAGCAGCCGTGCTCGTGGTCGACGAGGACGAGGACGACGTGCTCGACGTCGAGGTGCTGCTGCTCGCGGAGGTCGTGGAGCTGGAGGTCGACCGCGAGTCGTTGCGGTAGAAGCCCGAGCCCTTGAACACGACGCCGACGGAGGAGAACACCTTGCGCAGCTTCCCGCCGCAGGCGGGGCACTCGGTGAGCGCCGCGTCGCTGAACGACTGGTGGATGTCGAAGGCGTGGCCGCACTCGGTGCAGGTGTAGGCGTAGGTGGGCACTGCTGTCTCCCGCGGATGACGTGACCTGGGTGGACGGGGAGCCGGTCGCCGGGCGGAACCGCCCGCGCCCCTGGCACTCCTTCTGTCCGAGTGCCAATGATACGCGCGCCCGCGATATTCCTCGGCGTGCGTCCGCGCAGGCCCCGGGGGCGGGCCCCGCGCGCCCCCGCTCAGCCGCCGAGCCGGACCCAGCGCTCGGGCGTCGCGACCATGTCGACCGTCCGGTCGTGCGGCTCGTGGGGCAGCGGCCGGGTCCCGGCGTCGT encodes the following:
- a CDS encoding SAF domain-containing protein, which codes for MPLTDPLSAAARRRLRLLTWRARRPVAALCAGLAALVAVGLLRPADPPSARVPVAARDLAVGTVLAPGDVRLAEVPVALLPAGLAEEWSVPGSEADEGAAAEGRAADDGADATGAAGDRAGAAGTAVDRSDAAGTAVDGAGAAGAAVDGANDAGSTRSSAVTALAGRRLAVAVPAGLPLVAELLVDDAATGPAGTVVVPVRFADAGVADVLVPGMRVDVVAAALHDGDEATRLARAAVVLPRPGGDDPGPGAGGGLLGGGTTSTESTPVLLAVDPDESVALSGAAASRVLSAVIVG